A genomic stretch from Luteolibacter flavescens includes:
- a CDS encoding thioredoxin family protein: MKAITYLAAFTVGAAAMVSSAFSKELEGWSTDLEKAFAQAKKEKKPVLVEFTGSDWCPPCIAMRKNVFSKKEFVDAASKNFILVELDFPNGDKELKKKNQPHFEKYKIEGFPTVILFDAEGKEFDRFFAIKYPKTEAFLKHLDEALEKKKLD, from the coding sequence ATGAAAGCCATCACCTACCTCGCCGCCTTCACCGTTGGTGCCGCCGCAATGGTCAGTTCCGCATTCTCAAAGGAGCTCGAGGGCTGGTCCACCGATCTCGAAAAGGCCTTCGCCCAGGCGAAGAAGGAAAAGAAGCCCGTGCTGGTCGAGTTCACCGGCTCGGACTGGTGCCCGCCGTGCATTGCGATGCGCAAGAACGTCTTCTCCAAGAAGGAGTTCGTGGATGCCGCCAGCAAGAATTTCATCCTCGTGGAGCTCGATTTCCCGAATGGCGACAAGGAGCTGAAGAAGAAGAACCAACCCCACTTCGAGAAGTACAAGATCGAGGGCTTCCCCACGGTCATCCTCTTCGATGCCGAGGGCAAGGAGTTCGACCGCTTCTTCGCCATTAAGTATCCGAAGACCGAGGCCTTCCTGAAGCACCTCGACGAGGCGCTCGAGAAGAAGAAGCTCGATTGA
- a CDS encoding thioredoxin family protein, with protein MKTLLRSLAVLAATASFAFGSEGWMTNWEEAKAKAKAENKPILINLTGSDWCAWCIKIEKEVFSSKEFQEFAKANVIMMEADFPRKKDLVEKQPAEIKKQNAELKKQYLAGGYPTVWLLDAEGKKLSEDLGELKGGTKAYIEKLTELIAKSKEAEEKAE; from the coding sequence ATGAAAACGCTGCTCCGCTCGCTCGCCGTGCTCGCTGCCACCGCCTCGTTCGCCTTTGGCAGCGAGGGCTGGATGACCAATTGGGAAGAGGCCAAGGCGAAGGCCAAGGCCGAGAACAAGCCGATCCTGATCAATCTCACCGGCTCCGACTGGTGCGCCTGGTGCATCAAGATCGAGAAGGAAGTCTTCTCCTCGAAGGAGTTCCAGGAATTCGCCAAGGCGAATGTCATCATGATGGAAGCCGATTTCCCGCGGAAGAAGGACCTCGTGGAGAAGCAGCCGGCGGAGATCAAGAAGCAGAATGCCGAGCTGAAGAAGCAGTACCTCGCCGGTGGATACCCGACCGTCTGGCTGCTGGATGCCGAGGGCAAGAAGCTCTCCGAAGACCTCGGCGAACTGAAGGGCGGCACGAAGGCCTACATCGAGAAGCTGACCGAGCTGATCGCCAAGTCGAAGGAGGCCGAGGAAAAGGCCGAGTAA
- a CDS encoding PA2169 family four-helix-bundle protein, translating into MKTTTRPNPEAASLQDILTRLNDSIDGFRLAADFSTDSAFIRLCERSAETREAMVEELAAVIAECGMEPSLEGSREASVHRAWIRFVCQVHPQFRKRLRAECERGEKEFQRTLEGRNRPAARSERTGNMLSDLSAHVATTLSALRRVETASRTKAQPHYAAAA; encoded by the coding sequence ATGAAAACCACCACTCGCCCCAACCCCGAGGCCGCTTCCCTGCAGGACATCCTGACCCGCCTGAATGACTCCATCGACGGCTTCCGCCTGGCGGCCGATTTTTCGACGGACTCCGCGTTCATCCGTCTCTGCGAGCGGTCTGCCGAGACCCGCGAGGCGATGGTGGAGGAACTCGCCGCCGTGATCGCCGAGTGCGGCATGGAGCCGTCCCTGGAAGGCAGCCGCGAGGCATCGGTCCACCGCGCGTGGATCCGTTTCGTCTGCCAGGTGCATCCGCAGTTCCGCAAGCGCCTGCGCGCCGAGTGCGAGCGCGGGGAGAAGGAATTCCAGCGCACGCTGGAAGGCCGGAATCGCCCCGCCGCCCGCAGCGAGCGCACTGGCAACATGCTGTCCGACCTCAGCGCCCACGTTGCTACCACGCTCTCTGCCCTGCGCCGCGTCGAGACCGCGTCCCGCACGAAGGCCCAGCCGCACTACGCCGCTGCCGCCTGA
- a CDS encoding ankyrin repeat domain-containing protein, translating to MQVDHRDSEGHTPLMAACLSDSAGVEVLDLLVDRGADVNALVMKAVAAVPDFQMPDIANLDLDEETRALLEEARKITAGYVSVADQEHPDVLSVAVADASLEKIQRLTELGANPAFASAHGYTPVMMAIFAGRMDVVELLVGAGWPVDGLTSHGESALRLFSRTAEFKEVRRLLDLGADPDPLEWAPLHRAVALGTIEEVCELVDGGADMEVEDYWERSAFLLAVHAGDIGKAEMLLSKGANRDARGRCRRTALQYPMNHDDAAMLRWLLDQGFSPAVKDGFGHTPVMDAVDHSAADCFEILLEAGADWETGKHEGTRLISDATHPRIIQRLLDLGENPAHLEREALREWIGLGTRDELQVSRAEYDQGSSRRFGTANPERMNVPFWNAMVRNGWTGYRAAKHFGEDSTDRGDPVWCHDRLGTSITPLPDGRFIEIAGEHEDHYDPDFCIYNDVIIHDGKGGFEILGYPEEVFPPTDFHSATLVGEWIYVIGNLGYRRTREAFSGETQVFRFHIGSGAMERVATSGESPGWIHSHQAKLGDGCIRVFQGNVLAADESGEITKSSLSGSYSLDLARAVWTRR from the coding sequence ATGCAGGTAGATCATCGTGATTCCGAGGGCCACACGCCGCTGATGGCAGCATGTTTGAGCGATTCGGCAGGGGTCGAAGTGTTGGATCTTCTGGTGGATCGCGGAGCGGACGTGAATGCGCTCGTGATGAAAGCAGTGGCTGCGGTTCCAGATTTCCAAATGCCGGATATCGCTAACCTTGATTTGGATGAGGAGACGAGGGCTCTCCTCGAGGAGGCTAGGAAGATCACCGCCGGATACGTGAGCGTAGCAGATCAGGAGCATCCCGATGTGCTGTCTGTCGCTGTGGCTGACGCAAGCTTGGAGAAAATACAGCGTCTTACCGAGCTCGGAGCCAATCCGGCGTTTGCCTCGGCACATGGCTACACACCCGTGATGATGGCCATCTTCGCCGGGAGAATGGACGTTGTCGAATTGCTGGTAGGCGCGGGTTGGCCTGTCGATGGTCTTACGAGCCATGGGGAATCGGCACTGCGATTGTTTTCGCGAACCGCAGAATTCAAGGAGGTAAGAAGGTTGCTGGATCTCGGGGCCGATCCGGATCCATTGGAGTGGGCACCGCTTCACAGGGCGGTCGCCTTGGGAACGATCGAAGAGGTTTGCGAGCTTGTGGACGGAGGTGCGGATATGGAAGTGGAGGATTACTGGGAGCGATCCGCATTCCTGCTGGCGGTGCACGCTGGTGACATCGGGAAGGCGGAGATGCTGCTTTCAAAAGGAGCAAACAGGGATGCCAGAGGCCGCTGCCGTAGGACGGCGCTCCAATACCCCATGAACCATGACGACGCGGCGATGCTGCGTTGGCTGCTGGACCAGGGATTCTCACCGGCGGTGAAGGATGGTTTTGGCCACACTCCGGTGATGGACGCGGTCGATCATTCAGCGGCAGATTGTTTCGAGATCCTCCTTGAGGCCGGTGCGGACTGGGAGACGGGCAAGCATGAGGGCACGCGTCTTATCTCCGATGCGACCCACCCGAGGATCATCCAGCGCCTCCTCGATCTCGGCGAGAATCCCGCGCATCTGGAAAGGGAGGCCCTGCGCGAATGGATCGGTCTGGGAACCCGCGATGAATTGCAGGTCAGCCGGGCGGAGTATGACCAAGGTAGCTCGCGTCGATTTGGCACCGCAAATCCCGAGCGGATGAACGTGCCCTTCTGGAATGCCATGGTCCGCAACGGCTGGACCGGGTATCGGGCGGCGAAGCATTTTGGCGAGGACTCCACCGACCGGGGAGATCCGGTTTGGTGTCATGATCGCCTTGGCACGTCGATCACCCCGCTGCCGGACGGTCGCTTCATCGAGATCGCTGGAGAGCACGAGGACCACTACGACCCGGACTTCTGCATCTACAATGACGTGATCATCCACGACGGGAAAGGTGGCTTCGAGATCCTCGGCTACCCGGAGGAGGTCTTCCCGCCCACCGACTTCCATTCCGCGACGCTTGTCGGGGAGTGGATCTATGTGATCGGGAATCTCGGGTATCGGCGGACCCGCGAGGCATTCTCGGGCGAGACGCAGGTCTTCCGCTTCCATATTGGCAGCGGGGCGATGGAGCGGGTGGCCACGAGCGGGGAGTCGCCCGGCTGGATCCATTCCCATCAGGCGAAGCTGGGGGACGGATGCATCCGGGTTTTCCAAGGGAATGTCCTGGCAGCCGATGAGAGCGGGGAAATCACGAAGTCGTCACTCTCCGGTTCCTACTCGCTGGACCTCGCCAGGGCAGTCTGGACCCGGCGATGA
- a CDS encoding leucine--tRNA ligase has translation MSDRRKPFPFDQFEPAWQDRWDAEKTFRTPNPGDADFDATKPKFYVLDMFPYPSGSGLHVGHPEGYTATDIIGRAKRRQGYNVLHPMGWDSFGLPAEQYAIKTGQHPAITTTANIATFKRQLKSLGFGYDWDREIATTDPDYVRWTQWIFLQLYSSYFDEEAGKAKPVAELEAKGWTREQIDAVRLAFVHEAPVNWSPDLGTVLANEEVEEWRSKGHIVERRPLRQWMLRITKYAQRLIDELDPLDWPEGIKLLQKNWIGRSEGAEVVFTVAAASLPQALEITVFTTRPDTLFGATYMVLAPEHPYVAEITTAEQKAAVDAYIAACAAKSDLERGDLNKDKSGVFTGAYATNPVNGEQIPVWIADYVMMGYGTGAIMAVPAHDERDFEFATEFGLPIKAVVKPDLKWLAANGGHLWAEVKAGDEILKWTFTDLIEVASSKDPSLASQAFDYYVAQSANFSTAFGDHGVAIQSDFLDGLTTAEAKVKIIAWLEEKGLGKRRVQFKLRDWLFSRQRYWGEPFPLTWKDGHHYAVPDAELPLLAPPLEDYKPSGSPEPLLSKAREWVELPDGSIRETNTMPQWAGSCWYYLRYCDPRRSDRFISKEAESYWGGGDKPGMVDLYVGGTEHAVLHLLYARFWHKVLHDLGHVSTNEPFQKLVNQGLILGEDGQKMSKSRGNVVNPDDVVREYGADSLRLYEMFMGPLEQVKPWSMKGVEGVSRFLARVWRVAFEENQAGEWVTSSKIQDVPCTDKALLKVVHETIKKVTDDIAKMSFNTAISQMMVCTNAFTQAEVVPLNGFRLLLHVLNPFAPHLTEEIHSRLGGTSLLADAEWPKHDEAALVTDEIELVVQVNGKLRDKVIVAKDADQATVEAAALASPRVKEQTDGKTVRKVIVVPGRLVNIVAN, from the coding sequence ATGTCTGACCGCCGCAAACCGTTCCCCTTCGACCAGTTCGAGCCTGCCTGGCAGGACCGCTGGGACGCGGAGAAAACCTTCCGCACGCCGAATCCGGGCGATGCCGATTTCGACGCCACGAAGCCGAAGTTCTACGTGCTCGATATGTTCCCGTATCCCTCCGGCAGCGGCCTCCACGTGGGCCACCCCGAGGGCTACACGGCCACGGACATCATCGGCCGGGCAAAGCGCCGGCAGGGCTACAATGTGCTGCACCCGATGGGCTGGGACTCCTTTGGCTTGCCCGCGGAGCAGTACGCGATCAAGACCGGCCAGCACCCGGCGATCACGACCACGGCGAACATTGCCACCTTCAAGCGCCAGTTGAAGTCGCTGGGCTTTGGCTACGATTGGGACCGCGAGATCGCCACCACCGATCCGGACTACGTGCGGTGGACCCAGTGGATCTTCCTGCAACTGTACTCGTCGTACTTCGACGAGGAGGCGGGCAAGGCGAAGCCGGTGGCCGAGCTGGAGGCGAAGGGCTGGACGCGCGAGCAGATCGATGCGGTGCGCCTGGCATTCGTCCACGAGGCCCCGGTGAATTGGTCGCCCGACCTCGGCACCGTGCTGGCAAACGAGGAAGTCGAGGAGTGGCGCAGCAAGGGCCACATCGTGGAGCGCCGTCCGCTGCGCCAGTGGATGCTGCGCATCACGAAGTATGCCCAGCGCCTGATCGACGAGCTGGACCCGCTCGACTGGCCGGAAGGCATCAAGCTGCTGCAGAAGAACTGGATCGGCCGCAGCGAGGGTGCGGAGGTCGTCTTCACCGTGGCTGCGGCATCCCTGCCGCAAGCCTTGGAAATCACCGTTTTCACGACGCGTCCGGATACCTTGTTCGGTGCCACCTACATGGTGCTCGCACCGGAGCATCCGTATGTCGCGGAGATCACCACCGCGGAGCAAAAGGCTGCGGTGGATGCCTACATCGCCGCCTGCGCTGCGAAGTCCGATCTTGAGCGCGGCGACCTGAACAAGGACAAGTCCGGTGTCTTCACCGGCGCGTATGCGACCAATCCCGTGAACGGCGAGCAGATCCCGGTGTGGATCGCCGACTACGTGATGATGGGCTACGGCACCGGAGCGATCATGGCCGTGCCCGCGCATGACGAGCGTGACTTTGAGTTCGCGACCGAGTTTGGGCTGCCAATCAAGGCGGTTGTGAAGCCTGATCTGAAGTGGTTGGCCGCGAATGGCGGTCATCTTTGGGCAGAGGTGAAGGCAGGAGATGAGATCCTGAAATGGACTTTCACCGATTTGATCGAGGTTGCATCCAGCAAAGATCCTTCGCTGGCATCACAGGCTTTCGATTACTATGTGGCTCAATCGGCGAACTTCAGCACAGCTTTTGGCGATCATGGTGTCGCGATCCAATCGGATTTCCTAGATGGTCTGACGACGGCGGAGGCCAAGGTGAAAATCATCGCGTGGCTGGAAGAGAAGGGCTTGGGCAAGCGCCGCGTGCAGTTCAAGCTGCGCGACTGGCTCTTTTCCCGACAGCGGTATTGGGGTGAGCCCTTCCCGCTGACTTGGAAGGATGGCCATCACTACGCGGTGCCGGATGCCGAGTTGCCATTGCTCGCGCCGCCGCTGGAGGACTACAAGCCGAGCGGCTCGCCCGAGCCGCTGCTGAGCAAGGCCCGCGAGTGGGTCGAGTTGCCGGACGGCTCCATCCGCGAGACGAATACCATGCCGCAGTGGGCCGGCTCCTGCTGGTACTACCTGCGCTACTGCGATCCTCGTAGAAGCGACCGCTTCATCTCGAAGGAAGCCGAGAGCTACTGGGGTGGCGGCGACAAGCCGGGCATGGTGGATCTCTACGTCGGAGGTACGGAACACGCCGTACTTCACCTGCTCTACGCCCGCTTCTGGCACAAGGTGCTGCACGATCTCGGCCACGTCTCGACCAACGAGCCGTTCCAAAAGCTGGTGAACCAGGGCCTGATCCTTGGCGAGGACGGGCAGAAGATGTCCAAGTCCCGCGGCAACGTGGTGAATCCGGACGACGTCGTGCGCGAGTACGGCGCGGATTCGCTGCGCCTGTACGAGATGTTCATGGGCCCGCTGGAGCAGGTGAAGCCATGGAGCATGAAGGGCGTCGAGGGCGTCTCACGCTTCCTGGCCCGCGTGTGGCGCGTCGCCTTCGAGGAAAACCAGGCAGGCGAGTGGGTCACGTCATCGAAGATCCAGGACGTGCCCTGCACCGACAAGGCGCTGCTCAAGGTGGTCCACGAAACGATCAAGAAGGTCACCGACGACATCGCGAAGATGTCCTTCAACACCGCGATCTCGCAGATGATGGTCTGCACGAATGCCTTCACGCAGGCCGAGGTGGTGCCGCTGAATGGATTCCGCCTGCTGCTGCACGTGCTGAATCCCTTCGCCCCGCACCTCACCGAGGAGATCCACTCGCGCCTGGGTGGGACCTCCCTGCTCGCCGATGCGGAGTGGCCGAAGCATGACGAAGCGGCGCTCGTCACCGACGAGATCGAGCTGGTCGTGCAGGTGAATGGCAAGCTGCGTGACAAGGTCATCGTCGCGAAGGACGCCGACCAGGCCACCGTGGAAGCCGCCGCGCTCGCCTCCCCGCGGGTGAAGGAGCAGACGGATGGCAAGACGGTCCGCAAGGTGATCGTCGTGCCGGGCCGCCTCGTGAACATCGTCGCGAATTGA
- a CDS encoding family 43 glycosylhydrolase — MLARVITCLISATGVLAAAPTLPFKADFSDFSSATWKTHGGEWSAEGGELRVKGGAGPKALLDGLEAGDFVLDVEVRGESDGAQAGIVFRAADVADGVDAFRGYYAGVSAGRNLVMWGATDPKWRTIAARPVEVKPKQWYYLRLKVTGNNTKIYIDEKPITAETWPVFDGIDAAFAKGGIALRALDGDASFRNLKIATYRPDALARSYTNPVQAGCADPMVFRHEGKYYAYTTYTPDFPRMTRGIRLYTSTDLVDWKDEGFALKNEDSWGRSRFWAPDLVEKDGTFYLYYAADERMCVATAKSPAGPFKQEKQQPIEPDSIRIDGHIFTDDDGQRYFYYVTFKEGNEIWGGKLNDDMASVNVSSLKMMVKPDQQWERHQWPVTEGAEMLKHKGTYYLTYSGSHFENPEYAVGYATSDSPLGPWKKYEFNPVMKSTAYAHGTAHHCFTKSPDGKETFIVYHRHSTLQKTEPRALSIDRVRFVPDPAGGPDILQIHGPTSSPQPLPSGAR, encoded by the coding sequence ATGCTAGCCCGTGTCATCACATGCCTCATCTCGGCGACCGGCGTTCTCGCCGCCGCGCCGACGTTGCCGTTCAAGGCTGACTTCTCCGATTTTTCCTCCGCCACGTGGAAGACCCACGGCGGCGAGTGGTCCGCCGAGGGCGGTGAACTCCGCGTGAAGGGAGGCGCGGGGCCGAAGGCGCTGCTGGACGGGCTGGAGGCGGGGGACTTCGTGCTGGATGTGGAGGTGCGCGGCGAGAGCGACGGAGCGCAGGCGGGCATCGTCTTCCGCGCGGCGGACGTGGCCGATGGCGTGGACGCTTTTCGCGGCTACTACGCGGGCGTTAGCGCCGGGCGGAATCTGGTCATGTGGGGTGCCACGGATCCGAAGTGGCGCACCATCGCGGCGAGGCCCGTGGAGGTGAAGCCAAAGCAGTGGTACTACCTGCGGCTGAAAGTGACGGGGAACAACACGAAGATCTACATCGATGAAAAGCCGATCACCGCGGAGACGTGGCCGGTCTTCGACGGCATCGATGCCGCTTTCGCAAAGGGCGGCATCGCCCTGCGCGCGCTGGATGGCGATGCGTCTTTCCGGAACCTGAAGATCGCGACGTATCGTCCGGATGCGCTCGCCCGCAGCTACACGAATCCCGTGCAGGCGGGATGCGCGGACCCGATGGTCTTCCGCCACGAGGGGAAGTACTATGCTTATACGACTTACACGCCGGACTTCCCGCGCATGACCCGCGGCATCCGTCTCTACACGTCCACGGATCTGGTGGACTGGAAAGACGAGGGCTTCGCGCTGAAGAACGAGGACTCGTGGGGTCGCTCGCGTTTCTGGGCTCCCGATCTCGTGGAAAAGGACGGCACCTTCTACCTCTACTACGCCGCGGACGAGCGCATGTGCGTGGCCACGGCCAAGTCTCCGGCGGGTCCTTTCAAGCAGGAGAAGCAGCAGCCGATCGAGCCGGACAGCATCCGCATCGACGGCCACATCTTCACGGATGACGATGGCCAGCGCTACTTCTACTACGTGACCTTCAAGGAGGGGAACGAGATCTGGGGCGGCAAGCTGAATGACGACATGGCGAGCGTGAACGTCTCCTCGCTGAAGATGATGGTGAAGCCGGACCAGCAGTGGGAGCGCCACCAGTGGCCGGTGACCGAGGGTGCCGAGATGCTGAAGCACAAGGGCACCTACTACCTCACCTACTCCGGCAGCCACTTCGAGAATCCGGAATACGCCGTGGGCTACGCCACCTCGGACAGCCCGTTGGGCCCGTGGAAGAAGTATGAATTCAATCCCGTGATGAAATCGACCGCTTACGCACACGGAACTGCGCATCACTGCTTCACCAAGTCGCCCGACGGGAAGGAGACCTTCATCGTCTACCATCGCCATAGTACTTTGCAGAAGACCGAGCCGCGCGCTCTCTCGATCGACCGTGTCCGCTTCGTGCCGGATCCCGCCGGCGGCCCGGATATCCTCCAGATCCACGGCCCGACCTCCTCGCCCCAGCCGCTGCCTTCCGGCGCGCGGTGA
- a CDS encoding 3' terminal RNA ribose 2'-O-methyltransferase Hen1: MFLSITNRTPDATELGHLLHKHPARCHGAELAFGQATVFYPEATPECCTAVLAVEVDPVGLVRSEGARQGGWALGQYVNDRPYAASSFLSVAMSRVFGTALNGRCVKRPELVDKPLELEARLPVVQAPEGMLEKLFAPLGYAVESRRLPLEPAFPEWGESRYHELVLRAMVPLHMLLKHLFVLIPALDRDKHYWVGREEIDKLLGKGEGWLADHSEREWIVRRYLKYQARLTREALERLAPEPETEDGEDEGEDAADTGKEPAVERKISLHDARLDRVAEAVAALGPKSVIDLGCGEGRLLARLLKGTRIPKVVGMDVSSRALEIARERLDRVPPSRREGRLELFLGSLIYRDSRLRGHDVAALVEVIEHLDPERLESLEEVVFGDAKPRTAFVTTPNREYNVLFEGMKPGAMRHGDHRFEWTRAEFQAWAGRVATEHGYAVTFEPLGEEHPEHGPPSQMAVFSRIP, from the coding sequence GTGTTCCTCTCCATTACCAATCGCACGCCCGACGCCACCGAGCTCGGGCATCTGCTGCACAAGCATCCGGCGCGTTGTCACGGGGCGGAGCTGGCATTCGGGCAGGCCACGGTGTTTTACCCGGAGGCTACGCCGGAGTGCTGCACGGCCGTGCTCGCGGTGGAGGTGGATCCCGTGGGGCTGGTCCGTTCGGAAGGAGCGCGGCAGGGTGGCTGGGCGCTCGGGCAGTACGTGAATGACCGCCCGTATGCCGCGTCGTCATTCCTCTCGGTCGCGATGTCGCGGGTCTTTGGCACGGCGCTCAACGGGCGTTGCGTGAAGCGCCCGGAACTGGTGGACAAGCCCCTGGAGCTGGAGGCGAGGCTGCCGGTGGTGCAGGCGCCGGAGGGAATGCTGGAGAAGCTCTTCGCGCCGCTGGGCTACGCGGTGGAAAGCCGCCGCCTGCCGCTGGAGCCGGCCTTTCCCGAGTGGGGCGAGAGCCGCTACCACGAGCTGGTCCTGAGGGCCATGGTGCCGCTGCACATGCTGCTGAAGCACCTCTTCGTGCTCATTCCCGCGCTGGATCGCGACAAGCACTACTGGGTCGGGCGCGAGGAAATCGACAAGCTTTTAGGAAAGGGTGAGGGCTGGCTTGCGGATCATTCCGAGCGCGAGTGGATCGTCCGCCGCTATCTCAAGTATCAGGCCCGTCTTACGCGCGAGGCGCTGGAGCGACTCGCCCCCGAGCCGGAGACCGAGGATGGGGAGGACGAGGGCGAAGACGCGGCGGACACCGGGAAGGAGCCCGCGGTCGAGCGGAAGATCTCGCTCCACGACGCGCGGCTCGACCGCGTGGCGGAAGCCGTTGCGGCGCTGGGTCCGAAGTCGGTCATCGACCTGGGATGCGGCGAGGGCCGGTTGTTGGCGCGGCTGCTGAAGGGCACGCGGATTCCGAAGGTCGTCGGCATGGACGTCTCCAGTCGCGCGCTGGAGATCGCCCGGGAGCGGTTGGATCGCGTGCCGCCATCGCGTCGCGAGGGGCGGCTGGAGCTTTTCCTCGGTTCGCTGATTTACCGCGACTCGCGCCTGCGCGGTCACGATGTGGCGGCGCTGGTGGAAGTCATCGAGCACCTCGACCCGGAACGGCTGGAGTCGTTGGAAGAGGTGGTCTTCGGCGATGCCAAGCCGCGCACCGCCTTCGTCACGACGCCGAACCGCGAGTACAACGTCCTCTTTGAGGGCATGAAGCCCGGCGCGATGCGACACGGCGACCATCGCTTCGAGTGGACGCGCGCCGAGTTCCAGGCATGGGCCGGGCGCGTCGCCACGGAGCATGGCTATGCCGTGACCTTCGAGCCGTTGGGTGAGGAGCACCCCGAGCACGGCCCGCCGAGCCAGATGGCGGTTTTCTCCAGAATCCCTTGA